TACATGTACGTGTCTCTTTGAGTGTATGCGTGTTGTTCCGCGTAGTAATCGTCGGTTAAAGGTACAcgataaaattgtaaaatacgATATACCTTAACGTGCTAGAAGAATATATTCATCGATGTAAACGAACGAGGGATCTTGGCGTTGGTTGGATGAAAATACGGCAACGTATCGTACAAACGGAATCGGAATCGGAATCGCAATCAATAGAGCGAGTAGCGTTTCACAATTAATATCATTCGATCGTTATGTATAATGTTCATTCACGGTTGTACAAAATTCATTGATGTCGCGACGACCGATCGGACCGTTGCGATTCGTGCCTGTTGTTCGTGTGGTCGCGTTGCGTGgcatattgaaaaaaataaaaaataagaaatcaaagtaaaaagaaaaaaaaaagaaaagggtaTCGTCGATCGCGTATCGCGTGTCCCGCGATCGTCTCAGAAGTTAGAAGCTGCGCGCGGGTGATCGCAACAAAGACTAGTCGCTAAATTGCGCTAAAAGTTTCCGGTTTGATGCGACGCAAACATGTCGCCCACGTGACTGGGGCGAATGCAAGTGCGGATGCAAATTCAAATTACAAATTGCGAATGAGAATAGGAGTAGAAATAGGGATGGTATTGTGGTGTAGGTATAGGTAATAGGTATAGGGTATAGGTTCCTCGCGCGAACGCGTTGTACGTACTAGAACCGAACCGAAACGAAACAAATCGAGTCGGGTCGAATCGGGTCGAGTCGAGTTGTAGAACCGAACCGGGTGTGGATCATTCGTTACGGTGTCCCGCATCGGTTACGGAGAATCAGTATTTTCTCATGCTTGGCATGGACGATTTGTAAGGATCGAAGCGATCGTACGACGGTGCTGTTCCAGGTGCTGTCAATCCCATAGATTGAATAGGACCGCTCTGGTAAGTCGGCGGGACAGGATGGCGCAACGTATTTCCCATGCTGCTCGAATTACTCCATCTGGAATTGATCGATCGTCCATCGTATCGGTAGGTGTTTCCGGATTCGATCGGAGCCGAATGTCTGTGCAGGGTGCGCGTACCTGTTTACGTTGTCCGACGATCTGGAACTCCAGCTGGATGGTTCGTTTCGCGGATCCCGGGTGCCGCTACTAGGCACGGAATTAAATGATTTCGTGGAAGGCGGTCCCGAGTGCCAGCTGCTAGTCGTTCTATTGCTTTCCACGTAGCGACTGTCACCTGCGGGGACCCgagatttatttattcgtttattttttcCTGGACGCACCGGCAACGGGATCTTTAGGAATCGCGCGATACTCACGCGGCGTGGTCGAGCCGGTGGGTTTGAAACTTTCGCTGTAACGCGTATGACTGTCCCTGGAACTTCTATGGGTTTCAGGTTCGGATCGACGCACTTCGCGCTCGCGTGTGTACGTGGTCGTGCTTGGTCGCTCGTATCTGCTGGAAAAGAAAACGATTCGGCAGAGTTCGAGCCAATTCGACTAAGAACGAAAGGAGCATGGTAAGCGCAGCTAACCGGCAATCGAATTACCTCTCTTTAACTTGCCGGGGATCGATCGACGAGGTGGTCGTGCTGAGCGGTTCTCGGCGAACGATCACTTCCCTACCGCGAGAAACGTCGGAGAAACTTTCCGGACGACTACTGCGCGAAGTAAAGTCACTGCTGCGCTTAAATTCTTTCTTCAATCCTATGTCTTGAGTGGATCTGGAGCAAGTCGAATTTCATGGTTTTACAATGAAGGTATTGTAGCCTCGAGCAAGATTTTGCGGATCCATAAATGGCTCGCATACAGTACCTGCTAGATTCGTAACGAGCAGGCGGTGACGAGTCCAATCGTCTGTCGGAGACGCGATCCAGAATCTCACCGCGACGATCGCTGACGCGATCCGGAGTGTGTCTTCGACTGTGCTCGGTGGCTATGCGTTTCCTGTCCGGTTCGACGTACATGTCTCTTGGATCTCTTCTGTCGCTGGAGGACCGCTTTATGGAGGGCGGAGGAGGCGCACGTCTGCTCTCTTCAAGCCGCATCTGTTGCCTCTTGAGTTCGAGCCTCTCACGTTCCAACTTCTCCCGTTCGAGCTTCTGACGTTCCCGTTCAAGACGAAGAAGCTCGGCTTTCTCTTGTTCGATCCTCTCCCGTTCCCGACGAAGCTTCTCTCGTTCTCTGTCCAAGCGTGCTGCCTCTTCTCTGTGTCTGCGCTCGATTTCCCTTTGTCGTTCCATATCCTCTCGCCTTCTACGTTCCTCTTCTCGAAGCATTCGCTCTTTCTCACGTAATCTCTGCCTCTCCCGTTCTTCCTGAAAGCAGAGACCCGTACTTAATAATCGCCAGCGTAGCGTGCTTCGACGGTATAGACCACAGGCCATAGGCGATCGAACGAACGGGAGCTGTAAAGGAACGCAACGTATCGCTAAACAATCAATCCCGTCTCGGCGCGTTCTTTACCCTGATCTTTGCGAACGTGAGCACATCGTCGCGTCTGCGTCGCTCGCGACTACGGGATCGTGTGTGAGATCGGTGATGGTCCCACGACCGAATCCTCTTCTCGTCACGTcgtcctctctcgctctccggtTTCTTGCTGGTCGATTTGGTCGATCGCGAGTCCGATTCCTTCAAAGCATCGTCCTTCTTCTCCTGCGCCTCCGTCTTCTTGTTTTCGCCGATCTCGCCTTTCTCGTCCGACTTTTTCGCTGCCGCACATTTAAACGTTTCTTTTAATGGTGATTCGTCGACGCTCTTTTCGCCTAGAGAAACTGTGTGTCGATCACTCACTTGCTTCCGATCCCTTCTCTTCGCTCTTTTCCTTTTTCGCCTCTTTCTCCTTCCGGTCGGCTGTGTCGTGATTATCCTTCAACTTGTCCTTTTCTTCCTTCTTTTCAGACTTCCCGTTGGCGGTGTCCCGTTTTCGCATGTGACTTTGCTGCGTGTCGCCTTTCGCCTTGAAACGCAAACCGAATCGGTGATTCGTCGACGATTCCACCGGAGGGAATCGCAACGCCGGAAACTCTAGACGATGGTCACGTTTTTTTTTCGGTTTCGCCCCCTTTCCTCATCGTGGCAATACCTACCTTTTCGACGGATATCACGCGGCCATGGAGTTCCGTCTTGTGCAAATGCTGGATGCATTTCGCGGCGTCTTCGCTCGTCGACATGGTCACGTATCCGTAGCATCTTGCGCCGGGTGTCCTCGCGTTCGTAACCACTTTCGCGCCGATCACCTTTCcgtattttgaaaatatttgcttcaaatcggtgGCACGAGTGCTCGAAGACAATCCGGATACCCATAAATTTCTGCTGCTCGCGTTAACGGGGCTAACTTGTGAATTTTTCTTGTCTGCGAAAACAAAAAGACGATCGTGGCGTGTCCTGACTGTCGGGGAACATTCTCCTAAAATTCTTTCGTTGTGAAACACGCTCCGTATAGTTACCTTTATCATCCCTTTTTTGATTCTTGTTACTAGACTCCGTGCTGAAAATAACGATTGTATTCGTTACATCCAAAAAATAGTTTCAACTATCCTTAATTGTATGTACAAGAAGTAATGCTTTAAAAACTATGACTTTTCTGAGGCTTAATAGGTACCTCTGTAACTATGTTAAGCATATAAATTTGGCTAGCAACTTTTCTTGTTCTCGGCAATcgtaataacaatagtaatgcTAATAATCGATAATTATAATAGCAGTAGTAGTGATAGTAGTGTTTTGTGAATAGTGGTTGTGATAATTATGGTGATGGTAATGGTGGTGGTGATAGTAGTAGTTgttatagtagtagtagtaatggtgtagtagtagtagtagtagtaatagtagtagtagtaatagtagtagtagtagtaatagtagtagtagtagtagtagtagtagtagtagtagtagtagtagtagtagtagtagtagtagtagtagtaatagtagtagtagtagtaatagtagttgtagtggtaatagtagtagtagtaatagtagtagtggtaatagtagtagtagtaatagtagtagtggtagtagtagtaggGTAGCAGCAGCGGTAATagcggtaataataataacgataatgataataataataacaacaacaacaattaacatcaacaacaacaacaacagtaaCGAAATACGATCAATCGCACTTTGGCGTTCACTTATGTATGCATCGTTGTTACACAAAATAGCGTTACCACTTTGATCTTTTCTTCCCGagttattatttttctattacgCATTGTTTCGTTGCGTTCTGCGGATCCAGTTCTCATCTCACTCGTGTGTTAACAAAAGTATTGTCCGTGTGGGATTGTATTGCGATATCGTACTGCGTATATCCCTCTACACAACAGATTTCCAGAAAGAGAGCATCATCGTCTCCTTGGCGATTCTTCCGGGAGGGCACTTCTTGTCGAGTTGAAACGGGTATCGACACACACGCGCGAGATAGAGTAGCGGTATCGGTATCACTATCtgtacaatatacatatatacatacatatatatatatctgtatctgtatctctGGTTACCGATAAGATTGTTTCTCGACCGCCTGCCGAGAGTAGAATTTATCTCGAGATACTAAGTACTCTTGCAATTGTGCTCGATGCAGCTgccgttttgtttgttttttaatttttgtttttttttaggtATATTTTTCTAAAGAACAAATATCTTCGTGATCGTAGAGCGTGTAACACCTTTGAAAAATAGTCGTTTACGAATAGGAGCGGTATATATGGGACTTGGTTCGTTTGATATTTTAAGTTTGCTAGCCAATTTCTCGAATTTCTTAACATACTTTCCAGAGTTAGGAATTACAGCCTAAACGTACGAGCGGAAAGAAACTTCGTGTATGCGATTGAAAAAAATGGAATAAAGTAATCTTGCGTGCGACTTTGACGAATAATTTCATCTTGGGAATCCATCGTTCGACAGTATCTTATCCTGATGATATTCGTACTCGTATGCGCAGCCGAGGAGAGAGTGAGAGCATCGCTATCATAGAGTTGGATTCGGATGGCATTTCGTTGTCGTACCACACTGTGAACGGtttgttttgttttttgtttgttttagcAATGAGAGACCAACCTCTTGCTTCCGTCTCCACCGTCCTGCTTGTTCTTCGTCCCGACGTTCGCGCCTGACGAGGTCCCTTCCTTGCTGTTGGCGCCGGCTTCTGCTCTACCGCTCCCTTTAGACTCTCCCTTCTTGCTGTTCTCTTCGACTTTCTTCTTCTCTCCTCCATCTGCAGAGACAATCAAGGTACCATGGTCACTTTCTGCGAGGCCAGATTTCTTCTCCCTCCCTAACGCTCCTGCTTAGTGGCCTGCATTTCCTGCATCCACAGCATGGAACTGTGTCCGAGCCACTAACAGAGTGCACACTCAATTACGATGAAGACCGCGCGTGATCTCGCAACATCACAAATTCACTCTTCAATGGTACGTTCCACGGTGACCCTACTTTTACCGTTTCTTTTCTCTCGATTTTACGGGACTAAAGGTTACCTTAGCAGCATGTCTTCACGTACACGTACACTTGTTCCGCGTACGCGACCACGAAATCGAAGCCTGACTAGACTCTCTCTTTCGCGAACAAAGTACTGGAAGCTGGAACGTACGGTCGGACGAGGAATCCAATCTGGGAGACAGGAAGCGATAGAAACCGGTCTCACCGGAGGAGAAGGAAGATGCGACGGTGTACGATTAGTTCCCCGATAGGTCTATACGGCTCTATGATGGTGTGACGGCAGAGTGCCGATGCCAGAAAATTTTGTACGAGTACAAGCGACCGCGTCTGCTTTCGGAGTTCCTATTGCGGTTCCTATGGCTCCTATGGTTCGAAAATATCGATTTGTCGGAGTCTCGATGGTGGGACGAACAACGTCGTAGCATTAACTATACACGGGGAAGATTCGTGGCTTGATATACACTTCAGTCTTCTTGTATCCACATAATTTGGAAGCAGAATGATCTCCAACGATGCTCTATGCGGTTAGGTAGAATTAATGTAACTGTATATCAAACTCTAGCGTTAACTAACTTATAGACTAGCGTTTATGGGAAAGATTTTGTATACGTGGTCGTCGACCACGTTGCAAACACGACGACGGATGTGCGCTTCAGTCTGGATGAAACCTCGACGACCGTCGGCCCGTCGCAttttgtagataaatcgttGCGTGCCGTCCCGCGCCATGTCCATGTGCCGAGAACAGTCGCATCGCATCCTGTACAGGTGTGGTGCTTATTCAGAAGTTCGAAGAACGGGCTTAAGATGAGAGCCATCGTGTGCAACTTTGTAGACGGATTCGGCACGATCGTGGTTCTGGATAGACGAGGCGTATCGCTCGAAGAAAATACAGTCCCTTGATCTTGATGCCGCAGTTTCGAATAACTTACTCGTCATCATAAATAAAAGTATAGCTACGtctatttttttaattcttACTTAACTTCTAGATAAGTTATGTGATTCGGTGCGTTGTAGCACTTACCTTTGTGCCTTTCGTGAGACTCGGTCTGCAATGGAAACATCAAGATATATTACTCAACTTATTCAATTATAGTTCCCATTTAAACGATGTAATTAGAACACAAATAGCATCACCTCCTCGGCGAGGAGATTTTCTTCGTCTTCCCCAATAGTCAAATTAATAGAATCTTCGTTATCGATGCCATTAGCTTCGACCGTAGAAGCCGAATTTGCCGCGACTTCATTTACCGCTGATGCTTCCGATTCGACCTTCACCTGAATCTTGGGTTCTGCTTTGCACTCTACTTCCTTGCTACTGCTATTTTGGACTTCCCCTTGAGATTCCTAATACCATGTTTGTTATATTCCTGCTACAAGTTCATTGAATACTCCATAAAGCGCTTAAAAGTATATCTTTGTTTGTTACCTCCAACTTCGGTGGGGTCAATTCTTTCTCAGTGGAAAGTTTTACTTCTATTTTCACCTTTGCTTCAGAAATGTCTGGCACGTCTGTAACATCTTCTTTTTGAGTTTCTGCGATTTCTGTTGTCTCATCTGGATTCGTCGTACCGGTCactaaaaattaaaacaaaaaatgtTGGCACAAACTCTATGATGGCATCATGCTTTCTATTGGATACAAACCACTATTCTTTCTTGGACTGACTTTGCATACGCCGCCACAAGGTACAATGAGATATTCATCCGGATTTTTCCCTTCGTCAGATATGGACTATACATAAGAGTACAATAACAAAGTTATTAAAACAGTTCTAAACAAGTTCTATTAATTGTTCTAGAGAAGATAATTATACAatgaattacattttcattgATCCTTCACAAATAAATAGCCGTACacgaaagaaaattaaaataacTCGCGTCGAGTTGATAAGGATGAAACAATGCGTTTTCTGAAAGAATGTTAAAAACTGCGATAAACAATCGTCGAAGTACTAATTAAACTTGCCTCGTTTATACTACGAATGCTAACTGTTAGCAACGTACTACCAATTTTCATTGATTTCTCAATAGGGTTAAAATGGCGACAAAACAGTAAAAGGCATACAAACGAATAGCTTGAGAGAGAATCGCAAGAAGTATGAAAGTCTACCTTTGAAAGACGCTCGAGGAGTGCTGCTTTATTGCCGCTTTTATCAAGCCCTCGTCGTTCGAGCTCCGTTTTCAGATCTATTACTCGGAGCTCGGTCAACTTTTTCCCTTCTATATCGGCCATTATTCTTCGGTAAAAAGTGTCCAACACAATGCGAGATTAAGCTGCGAAACTTAACACACCCGCGTATGCAACAATATCGGTACACTGTTGTTCATACGCGTAATGTAGTGGTAAAATTACAGTATCGAGGAAAAGAAATTGGAAAACTCCTCGAAATTTCGAAGGCGAAGACACTACAACACGCTTCGAAATAAACTATCCATCGCCGTCGCCATTGAACGGAAATGACCGGAAGTAATTCCCGCACCAAATGAATAGGCTACCAATCCAAGAATCGCAGAGACGCTACCAAATGctcccttctacgtcgcacttaGCAAACCTCCGGTCGACGCTATTTTCTATCCCCATATTCCATCGCATACCCAAATTTGCGCAAGATTTCGTGCCTTCTCATTCGCTCGGTACTATCCCTCTTCATTTGTGAAGCCAATCATAGCAAAGATATACTTCCCTCAATCACCACAGCGTCAAACTGTGCGGCCTAAATTGCACGATGTTGAGAAGGTATTTCGATATTTAAAAATCCCTAGGATCACTTCCGTTACGTTACTGTACAGTGCTATACACAATACATTCATGTATACATTGTATGCCGAAATTATTTATGCGCATAAAAAAAACCATATTATTTAcatctaaattatgtttttctgtATACACATATTTATTACACGTATTTACATACATGTAATTGAAAATTAATTACGACTGAATTACGACACATCTATTCAACATGTACAAAACGTACGCATGCATGCATACACTAAAATCGCGTAGATTAGAATTTTGAAAcagaaatttataataaaaaaacagAGTTTTGATGATGAAATTTAATAAGCCAAAATTGGTTCAATCTCTGTTATTTCTCCATGTTCCCTGTTAATTGTACATAATAAAATTTAGGTGCACATTGTGGCTTTTCATCGTACGGTGGAAAGATTTCCACTGTTATAGATGAGAACAACTTGTGTTTATGCACTTGAAAAATTATGAATGAAAGAAAGATACGTACGGTATCAaattttttttggtaaatataaGGTACGTGCAGCAAGATACACAACATTATAATGTACATCGTTGATTATCAATGGTAGTAGCGACGTTTATGACAGAATCAAGAAGCTTTTCTCAGCCtctgtacagcgccaattagtcagTGGCAAAATGCTCAAACTGTTAATCAAAATCGTCTATCGGTAATTTTGTTTAACAGTTTCGGCATTTTGCCATTTaccaattggcgctgtacgaaccCTGAATGAAGCTTCTTGATTTGTGCACACATTGCACCAGTAATTTATCGCACCTATGTGATGTGTATGTATCTGATTACTCAAATGCGGTGAATTACACTTTTTTGACAAAATACGTGTTGAAAttgattaaaatatattattatcttaGAAACTGTGTCATTGCTATGCCTGTAAGTAATTTTTATGAACGTCACTATTATTCAGAGAAAAATAGACATAGTTGTGTTAAGGGCGTTCCCTTAACATTGTGTGCATAACGAACTGTCAAACTTAAAAAGAAACAAATCTTACAAAtacatacaattattatattgaCGAATTTTTGTTACAGGCATATCATTCCAGTTTCGTAGAAAACAATGGAAACATTGGTAACATGGCGCTTTTGCCGATTCGAACTCATTTTAGGGGTCCTGCACCACCCTTTACAAAAGACTTAGATATAATCGATGAAGCATTGTACTTCTTCAAAGCAAATGTCTTTTTTCGAACATACGAAATCAAGGTAAATGGCATTACCTATACATTATGTATCGATTACCTCCCAAAGTATATAATTGTGTAATGATTTTGCAGAGCGAAGCAGACAGAGTTTTAATTTATATCACATTGTACATAACTGAATGCTTGAAAAGATTGCAGAAATGCGCAACCCAGGCTCAAGCCGCAAACGAAATGCACTCTCTGGCTAAATCAAAATTCGATGTTCCCGGTGATCCTGGATTTCCTTTGAACTCTGTGTACGCTAAGCCAAGCAATCCTATGGAAGCAGGTAAACTTTGTATTTATATTCGAAATACGCGGTGACCATTGTATGCCAATTTTTGCAGACACTATGAGACAATATTTACAACAAATAAGACAGGAAACCGGTGTAAGACTTGTAGAGAAAGTATACGGAGAGGATGGCAAACCTAGTAAGTGGTGGTTATGCTTTGCCAAAAAGAAGTTCATGGATAAGTCTTTATCAGGTCCTGGTCAATAgataaattaaaaagaaaacaagTCTGTCATTGAAGGTGATTATAAAATTCATACAGTATATAAATACAGAGATTAAAAGTTTCAAtgtcttattaattttattgtgtGGTCTTTGTTATATTTGTAATAAACtaatgagaaaaaaaaacaaaaagagagagaaacgtTGATGTAAAGGTGATTCGTACGGAAGAGATGTTTATTTCGTACAGGATATAACATAATATCGACATAAAATTCTGTATTATATCAATAAAATGATGTATCTTGTTCGCAGAAGTCTTAACAATGTAAATATCAAATTGTCTATCGCTTTCTGCGTAGCGATAACGAGTTCCGTCTCAACCATGCCGCTTTACGCGAACCACCAATAGTTTGTGAATAACGGTGTCCCTTGCCCAATCCTCGTGAGCTTCTGCCAGCTGAGGTCTTTCCGCGAAGTTCACGGTGTTTGTGAACAGCATCGCATATCCAATTGATCTTTGGATCATTACGAATTTCctaaaatataaacaaacaCCGCAAATTTAGCGAGGCGTCGTTCGGCGGTCCTTACATTTTCTCAACAAATTTTAAGATTCAGACATCCAAGGAAGATAATAAATCATTAGTTTTCAATTGCATTGATTATAGAATCATCATTTTAAAGGTGTGGACTTCTACAAAACGAATAGAGCTGGAAAAGTTATGATTCGTACCTTGTGTGCAGGATCAACCAGAATCACTTCATAGTACATATACGTAGAATCCTGAGCAACCCAGTAGCTGTTCAACACTCGTAGACCTCCGCAACGTCGGCCTACGCGTTCCTGAAAACGATGGTTGAATTGAGAATCGTTTATTTGAACAGAACAAGCAACCAATTTTGGTGTTGCAATACTTACTTCTGCGACGGACTGTAATTTCCGGGTCGGTTTCAGTTGATTTACACCATGGCTTTTGGGTTTGCCGTATGTTGCTCCTTTGGGTACAGGACGTTTACGTCCTCCTCTCCTTACACGAATTCTAAATATGACGAAACCTGTGCGTAAGAAATTAGTATattcaattaatttttcatGTTAGGGAAGCGTGTCAATGCTCGAAGGAAGAATAAAGCAATATCAGTAGGTATACCATATATCATCATAAAACTGTAAGAGTGGTGCATGGTACGATTCATCATAAGAATATAAAGCATACAAAACAATCGCTTGGAACAATAAAATTGGCAAATTGGAGTTTGACTTAAGAATTAAGAACTCAGAAGAGCAAAGTAAAGATTTTGTTTACACGGAGACAGAAatgaattttgttaaatatCGTTCGTACCTTGCTTGGCTTTGTAGCCTAAACGGCGAGCTTTGTCGGGTCTGGATGGCCTCGGGGCACGATGCATTTTAGTCAACTGACGGTACTGCCAGCATCGAACTCGCAGTAAAAAGCGGAGCATATCGCTCTGCTTTTTACGATAGAGTTCTTGCATATACTTGTATGCGCCCATTGCGAATccctgaaaaataaaataacaaattgGTTAGAATGCGTTGTTACACGGTGGAATATACACGTTAAACAAAATAAGCCAAAAGCTTTTCGATATTGTTCGCATAAAAGTAACACGGCGTGCAAACGAATGAAATTCGTATGGTGGTTAAGTTGAACAAAAACAGCGACTGGAATGTTTTTACtcaaataatattaacaaattaTAAGAACATTTTATACGGATGGGCCTGGTGAATAATCTTCTCTGCACGAGGCTCAGAAAAAAACGTGGATGCACAGGATATTTAGCGATTTCCAACACGAATCACTCACCCTtcacaactggaacaacaggaaagAGCTTCGGTTCGACGTGCGGCGAGCGGCATGCACGTATCGAGGCATTGGCCAGACAGCATCATAGATAGGTAACTAGATGGTGACAACCGTCGATCGAGGCGACACCTGCGCGAGTTTCGTATAACGAATCTCCGCGGTCGATAAAGTGGTAACTAGACAGTTTGTTCGGACAAAAGTTCATCCGCGAGTGATCTTTCTGTCGTTTGTACCATATTCTATGTCCGATCGGGTAATCAAATTCAAATGAGAAAATTCGAAACTCGAAGAGACCGCAACTATCGATAAGTCGACGAATAATTGCGATTCTATTCGCAAATTTGAAAACGAAGGGGGTAGCCTGTTCGGTCACGAATCCTTGTAGAAAATAAAAACAACATTTAAGTTGGCGATGGTGAGCGACGCGTAGCCAATTCAGCACTTTGGTAAATAATGCAAATAAATAATGTTGACGGTTGTCTCTAATCGATCGCAGGATTGTTAATCGAACAgcttgtaaaaataaattggaTCGATGGGCCGGACAGATTTGAAAGTTAGATAGCAGGTATGGCAGCGGTAGAAACGGAGTGAGACGGACTGAAACCAG
The window above is part of the Megalopta genalis isolate 19385.01 chromosome 2, iyMegGena1_principal, whole genome shotgun sequence genome. Proteins encoded here:
- the Arpc3A gene encoding actin-related protein 2/3 complex, subunit 3A, producing the protein MPAYHSSFVENNGNIGNMALLPIRTHFRGPAPPFTKDLDIIDEALYFFKANVFFRTYEIKSEADRVLIYITLYITECLKRLQKCATQAQAANEMHSLAKSKFDVPGDPGFPLNSVYAKPSNPMEADTMRQYLQQIRQETGVRLVEKVYGEDGKPSKWWLCFAKKKFMDKSLSGPGQ
- the RpL15 gene encoding ribosomal protein L15 — encoded protein: MGAYKYMQELYRKKQSDMLRFLLRVRCWQYRQLTKMHRAPRPSRPDKARRLGYKAKQGFVIFRIRVRRGGRKRPVPKGATYGKPKSHGVNQLKPTRKLQSVAEERVGRRCGGLRVLNSYWVAQDSTYMYYEVILVDPAHKEIRNDPKINWICDAVHKHRELRGKTSAGRSSRGLGKGHRYSQTIGGSRKAAWLRRNSLSLRRKR